Proteins found in one Anopheles aquasalis chromosome 3, idAnoAquaMG_Q_19, whole genome shotgun sequence genomic segment:
- the LOC126574363 gene encoding calcium-transporting ATPase sarcoplasmic/endoplasmic reticulum type isoform X1: protein MEDGHSKTVDEVLSHFRVDPERGLTIDQVKEYQKKYGPNELPAEEGKTLWQLVLEQFDDLLVKILLLAAIISFVLALFEEHEGVEAFVEPFVILLILIANAVVGVWQERNAESAIEALKEYEPEMGKVVRGDKSGVQKIRAKEIVPGDVVEVSVGDKIPADIRLIKIYSTTIRIDQSILTGESVSVIKHTDSVPDPRAVNQDKKNILFSGTNVAAGKARGVVIGTGLNTAIGKIRTEMSETEEIKTPLQQKLDEFGEQLSKVISLICVAVWAINIGHFNDPAHGGSWIKGAVYYFKIAVALAVAAIPEGLPAVITTCLALGTRRMAKKNAIVRSLPSVETLGCTSVICSDKTGTLTTNQMSVSRMFIFDKVEGNDSSFTEFEISGSTYEPIGEVTLNGQRIKAADYETLHELGTICIMCNDSAIDFNEVKKVFEKVGEATETALIVLAEKLNPFNVSKQGLDRRSSAICVRQEIETKWKKEFTLEFSRDRKSMSTYCTPLKASKLGNGPKLFCKGAPEGVLERCTHARVGTSKVPLTATLKERILNLTRQYGTGRDTLRCLALATADSPMKPDDMDLNDSTKFYTYEVNLTFVGVVGMLDPPRKEVQDSIVRCRAAGIRVIVITGDNKATAEAICRRIGVFGEDEDTTGKSYSGREFDDLSVSDQRDACSRARLFSRVEPAHKSKIVEYLQSMNEISAMTGDGVNDAPALKKAEIGIAMGSGTAVAKSAAEMVLADDNFSSIVAAVEEGRAIYNNMKQFIRYLISSNIGEVVSIFLTAALGLPEALIPVQLLWVNLVTDGLPATALGFNPPDLDIMSKPPRKADEGLISGWLFFRYMAIGGYVGCATVGGAAWWFMFSDNGPQLSYWQLTHHLSCLGGGEGFTGVDCKIFNDPHPMTMALSVLVTIEMLNAMNSLSENQSLVQMPPWCNIWLIASMCLSFALHFVILYVDVLSTVFQVTPLDGEEWLTVMKFSLPVVLLDEILKFVARRISDGESYIKNMHGLVLAWAVFFAFIIWGP, encoded by the exons ATGGAGGACGGCCATAGCAAGACCGTCGATGAAGTCCTGAGCCACTTCCGGGTCGACCCGGAGAGGGGTCTCACCATCGACCAGGTGAAGGAATACCAGAAGAAGTATGGACCTAACG AACTCCCTGCTGAAGAAG GCAAGACACTGTGGCAATTAGTGCTCGAACAGTTTGATGATCTTCTTGTTAAGATTCTGCTGTTGGCCGCTATTATTTCATTC GTACTAGCTCTATTTGAGGAACATGAAGGTGTTGAAGCCTTCGTGGAACCCTTCGTCATTCTGCTGATTCTGATCGCCAACGCCGTGGTCGGTGTGTGGCAGGAGCGTAATGCCGAATCTGCTATTGAAGCACTGAAGGAGTATGAGCCCGAGATGGGCAAGGTTGTCCGCGGCGACAAGTCCGGTGTGCAGAAGATCCGCGCCAAGGAGATCGTTCCCGGCGATGTGGTCGAGGTGTCGGTCGGTGACAAGATCCCGGCTGATATCCGTCTGATCAAGATctactccaccaccatccgtaTCGATCAGTCCATCCTGACCGGTGAGTCGGTCTCGGTGATCAAGCACACCGATTCCGTCCCGGATCCGCGTGCCGTCAACCAGGACAAGAAGAACATTCTGTTCTCCGGCACGAACGTTGCCGCCGGTAAGGCGCGCGGTGTTGTCATTGGCACTGGTCTGAACACGGCCATCGGTAAGATCCGTACTGAGATGTCGGAGACCGAGGAAATCAAGACGCCGCTGCAGCAGAAGCTGGATGAGTTCGGTGAGCAGCTGTCGAAGGTCATCTCGCTGATTTGCGTCGCCGTCTGGGCTATCAACATTGGACACTTCAACGATCCCGCCCACGGTGGCTCCTGGATCAAGGGTGCCGTGTACTACTTCAAGATTGCCGTCGCTCTGGCTGTCGCCGCCATCCCGGAGGGTCTGCCCGCTGTCATCACCACCTGTTTGGCTCTGGGTACGCGCCGTATGGCCAAGAAGAACGCCATCGTGCGCTCGCTGCCGTCCGTCGAAACCCTGGGTTGTACCTCGGTCATCTGCTCGGATAAGACCGGTACGCTGACCACCAACCAGATGTCCGTCTCGCGTATGTTCATCTTCGACAAGGTCGAGGGCAACGATAGCAGCTTCACTGAGTTCGAGATCTCGGGCTCCACCTACGAGCCGATCGGTGAGGTCACCCTCAACGGACAGCGCATCAAGGCTGCCGACTACGAGACGCTGCACGAGCTGGGCACGATCTGCATCATGTGTAACGACTCCGCCATTGATTTCAACGAAGTGAAGAAGGTCTTCGAGAAGGTCGGTGAAGCCACCGAAACCGCTCTGATCGTCCTGGCTGAGAAGCTGAACCCCTTCAACGTCTCGAAGCAGGGTCTGGACCGCCGCTCGAGCGCTATCTGCGTGCGTCAGGAAATTGAAACCAAGTGGAAGAAGGAATTCACTCTGGAATTCTCGCGCGATCGTAAATCCATGTCGACCTACTGTACCCCGCTGAAGGCCTCCAAGCTCGGCAACGGACCGAAGCTGTTCTGTAAGGGTGCCCCCGAGGGTGTCCTGGAGCGTTGCACGCACGCTCGCGTTGGAACTTCCAAGGTTCCGCTGACCGCCACCCTGAAGGAGCGCATTCTGAACCTGACCCGCCAGTACGGTACCGGCCGTGACACGCTCCGTTGTCTGGCTCTGGCCACCGCTGACTCTCCGATGAAGCCCGACGATATGGATCTGAACGATTCGACCAAGTTCTACACCTATGAGGTTAACCTGACCTTCGTCGGTGTTGTCGGTATGCTGGATCCGCCGCGTAAGGAAGTCCAGGACTCGATCGTGCGCTGCCGTGCCGCCGGTATCCGTGTCATTGTCATCACTGGTGACAACAAGGCCACCGCTGAGGCTATCTGCCGTCGTATTGGTGTGTTCGGTGAGGATGAGGATACCACTGGCAAGTCGTACTCTGGCCGTGAGTTCGACGATCTGTCCGTGTCGGATCAGCGTGATGCTTGCTCCCGTGCCCGTCTGTTCTCGCGTGTCGAGCCGGCCCACAAGTCCAAGATCGTTGAGTACCTGCAGAGCATGAATGAAATCTCCGCCATGACGGGTGATGGTGTCAACGACGCGCCCGCCCTGAAGAAGGCCGAAATCGGTATTGCCATGGGTTCGGGTACCGCTGTGGCCAAGTCGGCTGCCGAGATGGTGCTGGCTGATGACAACTTCTCCTCCATTGTTGCCGCTGTTGAGGAAGGTCGTGCTATCTACAACAACATGAAGCAGTTCATCCGCTACCTGATCTCGTCCAACATTGGTGAGGTCGTGTCCATCTTCTTGACTGCCGCTCTGGGTCTGCCGGAAGCTCTGATCCCAGTTCAGCTGCTGTGGGTCAACCTG GTCACTGACGGTCTGCCAGCTACTGCCCTTGGCTTCAACCCACCGGATCTGGACATCATGTCCAAGCCCCCGCGTAAGGCTGATGAAGGTTTGATCTCTGGATGGTTGTTCTTCCG TTACATGGCTATTGGTGGATATGTCGGTTGCGCTaccgtcggtggtgctgcctGGTGGTTCATGTTCTCCGACAATGGCCCGCAGCTGTCGTACTGGCAGCTGACTCACCATCTGTCCTGCCTGGGCGGTGGCGAAGGATTCACCGGTGTCGACTGCAAGATCTTCAACGATCCTCATCCGATGACCATGGCTCTCTCTGTTCTGGTCACCATTGAGATGTTGAACGCCATGAACAG CTTGTCTGAGAACCAGTCGCTGGTCCAGATGCCGCCATGGTGCAACATTTGGCTGATTGCCTCCATGTGCCTGTCGTTCGCTCTGCACTTCGTCATCCTCTACGTCGATGTCCTTTCC ACCGTGTTCCAAGTGACGCCACTGGACGGTGAGGAGTGGCTGACCGTCATGAAGTTCTCGCTGCCGgtcgtgctgctggatgaaatCCTGAAGTTCGTCGCCAGAAGGATCTCGGACGGTGAGAGCTATATCAAAAATATGCATGGACTAGTGTTAGCGTGGGCAgtgtttttcgctttcatcaTATGGGGTCCATAA
- the LOC126574363 gene encoding calcium-transporting ATPase sarcoplasmic/endoplasmic reticulum type isoform X2: MEDGHSKTVDEVLSHFRVDPERGLTIDQVKEYQKKYGPNELPAEEGKTLWQLVLEQFDDLLVKILLLAAIISFVLALFEEHEGVEAFVEPFVILLILIANAVVGVWQERNAESAIEALKEYEPEMGKVVRGDKSGVQKIRAKEIVPGDVVEVSVGDKIPADIRLIKIYSTTIRIDQSILTGESVSVIKHTDSVPDPRAVNQDKKNILFSGTNVAAGKARGVVIGTGLNTAIGKIRTEMSETEEIKTPLQQKLDEFGEQLSKVISLICVAVWAINIGHFNDPAHGGSWIKGAVYYFKIAVALAVAAIPEGLPAVITTCLALGTRRMAKKNAIVRSLPSVETLGCTSVICSDKTGTLTTNQMSVSRMFIFDKVEGNDSSFTEFEISGSTYEPIGEVTLNGQRIKAADYETLHELGTICIMCNDSAIDFNEVKKVFEKVGEATETALIVLAEKLNPFNVSKQGLDRRSSAICVRQEIETKWKKEFTLEFSRDRKSMSTYCTPLKASKLGNGPKLFCKGAPEGVLERCTHARVGTSKVPLTATLKERILNLTRQYGTGRDTLRCLALATADSPMKPDDMDLNDSTKFYTYEVNLTFVGVVGMLDPPRKEVQDSIVRCRAAGIRVIVITGDNKATAEAICRRIGVFGEDEDTTGKSYSGREFDDLSVSDQRDACSRARLFSRVEPAHKSKIVEYLQSMNEISAMTGDGVNDAPALKKAEIGIAMGSGTAVAKSAAEMVLADDNFSSIVAAVEEGRAIYNNMKQFIRYLISSNIGEVVSIFLTAALGLPEALIPVQLLWVNLVTDGLPATALGFNPPDLDIMSKPPRKADEGLISGWLFFRYMAIGGYVGCATVGGAAWWFMFSDNGPQLSYWQLTHHLSCLGGGEGFTGVDCKIFNDPHPMTMALSVLVTIEMLNAMNSLSENQSLVQMPPWCNIWLIASMCLSFALHFVILYVDVLSTVFQVTPLDGEEWLTVMKFSLPVVLLDEILKFVARRISDANEVIKTWE, from the exons ATGGAGGACGGCCATAGCAAGACCGTCGATGAAGTCCTGAGCCACTTCCGGGTCGACCCGGAGAGGGGTCTCACCATCGACCAGGTGAAGGAATACCAGAAGAAGTATGGACCTAACG AACTCCCTGCTGAAGAAG GCAAGACACTGTGGCAATTAGTGCTCGAACAGTTTGATGATCTTCTTGTTAAGATTCTGCTGTTGGCCGCTATTATTTCATTC GTACTAGCTCTATTTGAGGAACATGAAGGTGTTGAAGCCTTCGTGGAACCCTTCGTCATTCTGCTGATTCTGATCGCCAACGCCGTGGTCGGTGTGTGGCAGGAGCGTAATGCCGAATCTGCTATTGAAGCACTGAAGGAGTATGAGCCCGAGATGGGCAAGGTTGTCCGCGGCGACAAGTCCGGTGTGCAGAAGATCCGCGCCAAGGAGATCGTTCCCGGCGATGTGGTCGAGGTGTCGGTCGGTGACAAGATCCCGGCTGATATCCGTCTGATCAAGATctactccaccaccatccgtaTCGATCAGTCCATCCTGACCGGTGAGTCGGTCTCGGTGATCAAGCACACCGATTCCGTCCCGGATCCGCGTGCCGTCAACCAGGACAAGAAGAACATTCTGTTCTCCGGCACGAACGTTGCCGCCGGTAAGGCGCGCGGTGTTGTCATTGGCACTGGTCTGAACACGGCCATCGGTAAGATCCGTACTGAGATGTCGGAGACCGAGGAAATCAAGACGCCGCTGCAGCAGAAGCTGGATGAGTTCGGTGAGCAGCTGTCGAAGGTCATCTCGCTGATTTGCGTCGCCGTCTGGGCTATCAACATTGGACACTTCAACGATCCCGCCCACGGTGGCTCCTGGATCAAGGGTGCCGTGTACTACTTCAAGATTGCCGTCGCTCTGGCTGTCGCCGCCATCCCGGAGGGTCTGCCCGCTGTCATCACCACCTGTTTGGCTCTGGGTACGCGCCGTATGGCCAAGAAGAACGCCATCGTGCGCTCGCTGCCGTCCGTCGAAACCCTGGGTTGTACCTCGGTCATCTGCTCGGATAAGACCGGTACGCTGACCACCAACCAGATGTCCGTCTCGCGTATGTTCATCTTCGACAAGGTCGAGGGCAACGATAGCAGCTTCACTGAGTTCGAGATCTCGGGCTCCACCTACGAGCCGATCGGTGAGGTCACCCTCAACGGACAGCGCATCAAGGCTGCCGACTACGAGACGCTGCACGAGCTGGGCACGATCTGCATCATGTGTAACGACTCCGCCATTGATTTCAACGAAGTGAAGAAGGTCTTCGAGAAGGTCGGTGAAGCCACCGAAACCGCTCTGATCGTCCTGGCTGAGAAGCTGAACCCCTTCAACGTCTCGAAGCAGGGTCTGGACCGCCGCTCGAGCGCTATCTGCGTGCGTCAGGAAATTGAAACCAAGTGGAAGAAGGAATTCACTCTGGAATTCTCGCGCGATCGTAAATCCATGTCGACCTACTGTACCCCGCTGAAGGCCTCCAAGCTCGGCAACGGACCGAAGCTGTTCTGTAAGGGTGCCCCCGAGGGTGTCCTGGAGCGTTGCACGCACGCTCGCGTTGGAACTTCCAAGGTTCCGCTGACCGCCACCCTGAAGGAGCGCATTCTGAACCTGACCCGCCAGTACGGTACCGGCCGTGACACGCTCCGTTGTCTGGCTCTGGCCACCGCTGACTCTCCGATGAAGCCCGACGATATGGATCTGAACGATTCGACCAAGTTCTACACCTATGAGGTTAACCTGACCTTCGTCGGTGTTGTCGGTATGCTGGATCCGCCGCGTAAGGAAGTCCAGGACTCGATCGTGCGCTGCCGTGCCGCCGGTATCCGTGTCATTGTCATCACTGGTGACAACAAGGCCACCGCTGAGGCTATCTGCCGTCGTATTGGTGTGTTCGGTGAGGATGAGGATACCACTGGCAAGTCGTACTCTGGCCGTGAGTTCGACGATCTGTCCGTGTCGGATCAGCGTGATGCTTGCTCCCGTGCCCGTCTGTTCTCGCGTGTCGAGCCGGCCCACAAGTCCAAGATCGTTGAGTACCTGCAGAGCATGAATGAAATCTCCGCCATGACGGGTGATGGTGTCAACGACGCGCCCGCCCTGAAGAAGGCCGAAATCGGTATTGCCATGGGTTCGGGTACCGCTGTGGCCAAGTCGGCTGCCGAGATGGTGCTGGCTGATGACAACTTCTCCTCCATTGTTGCCGCTGTTGAGGAAGGTCGTGCTATCTACAACAACATGAAGCAGTTCATCCGCTACCTGATCTCGTCCAACATTGGTGAGGTCGTGTCCATCTTCTTGACTGCCGCTCTGGGTCTGCCGGAAGCTCTGATCCCAGTTCAGCTGCTGTGGGTCAACCTG GTCACTGACGGTCTGCCAGCTACTGCCCTTGGCTTCAACCCACCGGATCTGGACATCATGTCCAAGCCCCCGCGTAAGGCTGATGAAGGTTTGATCTCTGGATGGTTGTTCTTCCG TTACATGGCTATTGGTGGATATGTCGGTTGCGCTaccgtcggtggtgctgcctGGTGGTTCATGTTCTCCGACAATGGCCCGCAGCTGTCGTACTGGCAGCTGACTCACCATCTGTCCTGCCTGGGCGGTGGCGAAGGATTCACCGGTGTCGACTGCAAGATCTTCAACGATCCTCATCCGATGACCATGGCTCTCTCTGTTCTGGTCACCATTGAGATGTTGAACGCCATGAACAG CTTGTCTGAGAACCAGTCGCTGGTCCAGATGCCGCCATGGTGCAACATTTGGCTGATTGCCTCCATGTGCCTGTCGTTCGCTCTGCACTTCGTCATCCTCTACGTCGATGTCCTTTCC ACCGTGTTCCAAGTGACGCCACTGGACGGTGAGGAGTGGCTGACCGTCATGAAGTTCTCGCTGCCGgtcgtgctgctggatgaaatCCTGAAGTTCGTCGCCAGAAGGATCTCGGACG CCAACGAAGTCATTAAGACCTGGGAGTAA
- the LOC126574363 gene encoding calcium-transporting ATPase sarcoplasmic/endoplasmic reticulum type isoform X3 encodes MEDGHSKTVDEVLSHFRVDPERGLTIDQVKEYQKKYGPNELPAEEGKTLWQLVLEQFDDLLVKILLLAAIISFVLALFEEHEGVEAFVEPFVILLILIANAVVGVWQERNAESAIEALKEYEPEMGKVVRGDKSGVQKIRAKEIVPGDVVEVSVGDKIPADIRLIKIYSTTIRIDQSILTGESVSVIKHTDSVPDPRAVNQDKKNILFSGTNVAAGKARGVVIGTGLNTAIGKIRTEMSETEEIKTPLQQKLDEFGEQLSKVISLICVAVWAINIGHFNDPAHGGSWIKGAVYYFKIAVALAVAAIPEGLPAVITTCLALGTRRMAKKNAIVRSLPSVETLGCTSVICSDKTGTLTTNQMSVSRMFIFDKVEGNDSSFTEFEISGSTYEPIGEVTLNGQRIKAADYETLHELGTICIMCNDSAIDFNEVKKVFEKVGEATETALIVLAEKLNPFNVSKQGLDRRSSAICVRQEIETKWKKEFTLEFSRDRKSMSTYCTPLKASKLGNGPKLFCKGAPEGVLERCTHARVGTSKVPLTATLKERILNLTRQYGTGRDTLRCLALATADSPMKPDDMDLNDSTKFYTYEVNLTFVGVVGMLDPPRKEVQDSIVRCRAAGIRVIVITGDNKATAEAICRRIGVFGEDEDTTGKSYSGREFDDLSVSDQRDACSRARLFSRVEPAHKSKIVEYLQSMNEISAMTGDGVNDAPALKKAEIGIAMGSGTAVAKSAAEMVLADDNFSSIVAAVEEGRAIYNNMKQFIRYLISSNIGEVVSIFLTAALGLPEALIPVQLLWVNLVTDGLPATALGFNPPDLDIMSKPPRKADEGLISGWLFFRYMAIGGYVGCATVGGAAWWFMFSDNGPQLSYWQLTHHLSCLGGGEGFTGVDCKIFNDPHPMTMALSVLVTIEMLNAMNSLSENQSLVQMPPWCNIWLIASMCLSFALHFVILYVDVLSTVFQVTPLDGEEWLTVMKFSLPVVLLDEILKFVARRISDVNPDFH; translated from the exons ATGGAGGACGGCCATAGCAAGACCGTCGATGAAGTCCTGAGCCACTTCCGGGTCGACCCGGAGAGGGGTCTCACCATCGACCAGGTGAAGGAATACCAGAAGAAGTATGGACCTAACG AACTCCCTGCTGAAGAAG GCAAGACACTGTGGCAATTAGTGCTCGAACAGTTTGATGATCTTCTTGTTAAGATTCTGCTGTTGGCCGCTATTATTTCATTC GTACTAGCTCTATTTGAGGAACATGAAGGTGTTGAAGCCTTCGTGGAACCCTTCGTCATTCTGCTGATTCTGATCGCCAACGCCGTGGTCGGTGTGTGGCAGGAGCGTAATGCCGAATCTGCTATTGAAGCACTGAAGGAGTATGAGCCCGAGATGGGCAAGGTTGTCCGCGGCGACAAGTCCGGTGTGCAGAAGATCCGCGCCAAGGAGATCGTTCCCGGCGATGTGGTCGAGGTGTCGGTCGGTGACAAGATCCCGGCTGATATCCGTCTGATCAAGATctactccaccaccatccgtaTCGATCAGTCCATCCTGACCGGTGAGTCGGTCTCGGTGATCAAGCACACCGATTCCGTCCCGGATCCGCGTGCCGTCAACCAGGACAAGAAGAACATTCTGTTCTCCGGCACGAACGTTGCCGCCGGTAAGGCGCGCGGTGTTGTCATTGGCACTGGTCTGAACACGGCCATCGGTAAGATCCGTACTGAGATGTCGGAGACCGAGGAAATCAAGACGCCGCTGCAGCAGAAGCTGGATGAGTTCGGTGAGCAGCTGTCGAAGGTCATCTCGCTGATTTGCGTCGCCGTCTGGGCTATCAACATTGGACACTTCAACGATCCCGCCCACGGTGGCTCCTGGATCAAGGGTGCCGTGTACTACTTCAAGATTGCCGTCGCTCTGGCTGTCGCCGCCATCCCGGAGGGTCTGCCCGCTGTCATCACCACCTGTTTGGCTCTGGGTACGCGCCGTATGGCCAAGAAGAACGCCATCGTGCGCTCGCTGCCGTCCGTCGAAACCCTGGGTTGTACCTCGGTCATCTGCTCGGATAAGACCGGTACGCTGACCACCAACCAGATGTCCGTCTCGCGTATGTTCATCTTCGACAAGGTCGAGGGCAACGATAGCAGCTTCACTGAGTTCGAGATCTCGGGCTCCACCTACGAGCCGATCGGTGAGGTCACCCTCAACGGACAGCGCATCAAGGCTGCCGACTACGAGACGCTGCACGAGCTGGGCACGATCTGCATCATGTGTAACGACTCCGCCATTGATTTCAACGAAGTGAAGAAGGTCTTCGAGAAGGTCGGTGAAGCCACCGAAACCGCTCTGATCGTCCTGGCTGAGAAGCTGAACCCCTTCAACGTCTCGAAGCAGGGTCTGGACCGCCGCTCGAGCGCTATCTGCGTGCGTCAGGAAATTGAAACCAAGTGGAAGAAGGAATTCACTCTGGAATTCTCGCGCGATCGTAAATCCATGTCGACCTACTGTACCCCGCTGAAGGCCTCCAAGCTCGGCAACGGACCGAAGCTGTTCTGTAAGGGTGCCCCCGAGGGTGTCCTGGAGCGTTGCACGCACGCTCGCGTTGGAACTTCCAAGGTTCCGCTGACCGCCACCCTGAAGGAGCGCATTCTGAACCTGACCCGCCAGTACGGTACCGGCCGTGACACGCTCCGTTGTCTGGCTCTGGCCACCGCTGACTCTCCGATGAAGCCCGACGATATGGATCTGAACGATTCGACCAAGTTCTACACCTATGAGGTTAACCTGACCTTCGTCGGTGTTGTCGGTATGCTGGATCCGCCGCGTAAGGAAGTCCAGGACTCGATCGTGCGCTGCCGTGCCGCCGGTATCCGTGTCATTGTCATCACTGGTGACAACAAGGCCACCGCTGAGGCTATCTGCCGTCGTATTGGTGTGTTCGGTGAGGATGAGGATACCACTGGCAAGTCGTACTCTGGCCGTGAGTTCGACGATCTGTCCGTGTCGGATCAGCGTGATGCTTGCTCCCGTGCCCGTCTGTTCTCGCGTGTCGAGCCGGCCCACAAGTCCAAGATCGTTGAGTACCTGCAGAGCATGAATGAAATCTCCGCCATGACGGGTGATGGTGTCAACGACGCGCCCGCCCTGAAGAAGGCCGAAATCGGTATTGCCATGGGTTCGGGTACCGCTGTGGCCAAGTCGGCTGCCGAGATGGTGCTGGCTGATGACAACTTCTCCTCCATTGTTGCCGCTGTTGAGGAAGGTCGTGCTATCTACAACAACATGAAGCAGTTCATCCGCTACCTGATCTCGTCCAACATTGGTGAGGTCGTGTCCATCTTCTTGACTGCCGCTCTGGGTCTGCCGGAAGCTCTGATCCCAGTTCAGCTGCTGTGGGTCAACCTG GTCACTGACGGTCTGCCAGCTACTGCCCTTGGCTTCAACCCACCGGATCTGGACATCATGTCCAAGCCCCCGCGTAAGGCTGATGAAGGTTTGATCTCTGGATGGTTGTTCTTCCG TTACATGGCTATTGGTGGATATGTCGGTTGCGCTaccgtcggtggtgctgcctGGTGGTTCATGTTCTCCGACAATGGCCCGCAGCTGTCGTACTGGCAGCTGACTCACCATCTGTCCTGCCTGGGCGGTGGCGAAGGATTCACCGGTGTCGACTGCAAGATCTTCAACGATCCTCATCCGATGACCATGGCTCTCTCTGTTCTGGTCACCATTGAGATGTTGAACGCCATGAACAG CTTGTCTGAGAACCAGTCGCTGGTCCAGATGCCGCCATGGTGCAACATTTGGCTGATTGCCTCCATGTGCCTGTCGTTCGCTCTGCACTTCGTCATCCTCTACGTCGATGTCCTTTCC ACCGTGTTCCAAGTGACGCCACTGGACGGTGAGGAGTGGCTGACCGTCATGAAGTTCTCGCTGCCGgtcgtgctgctggatgaaatCCTGAAGTTCGTCGCCAGAAGGATCTCGGACG TCAATCCTGATTTCCATTAA